In Gossypium arboreum isolate Shixiya-1 chromosome 3, ASM2569848v2, whole genome shotgun sequence, the sequence gttatatttaaatatttaaaatatatttatatattctaattaaattttataaataattaatatttattgcttaaaaatattttaaatttatattttatatattaaaatattaacaagaagttataataaatttttatattcttactaaaatataataatattaactaatttaaatattatttaaatgtatatttgttacttgataataacatatctaaaatggacattttatttctcaaaagtattttttgacagcaatgctaaacactcaaattttaaatcaaatttttcaaaagcacttctaaaAAACACTTTTTCACAGcacttttcaaaaacacttttcaaaagcattgccaTACTAGCCCTTAGTGGCCTCTTTGGATCATGATTTGGAAAAAAAAGGGATTTGGATATGAACATTCAAATTCTTTATTTAGATAATAAATAAAGAATTGGATTTGAATTTAGACAAATCCAAGTCTAATTTTATAAGAGTTAAGGTTTGGATTTTAAATTCCAttctaaaaattgaaaatttcaacATCCAAGATTAATTAGAAGAGATGAaaatttttttgttctttttgttttTATGATACCTTGAAAAcccaataaataaataattttatttataatgttTTCAAAACTAGACCAATGGGCAAACTAATTAGATCATTAATTCTCGGttcaattgaataaatttttaaaaataaaaaaatcggtTCATTAGGTTTGGTTGATAGGTTTGACCAGTTCAGTCGGTTCACAAGTCAACTTGTTTGATCCTTTTTTCAAACTGGTACTTCGACCAATTCCAATTCAATCGGTATAACCGACTAGTCCAGTCTAGTTTTGAAAACAGTGACAAAACTTCATGCATTTAACGTAatacaatataaatattcaaaattttcatttatatcataattctcttaattttaatttttaaacctTGTCTTTTAATTTATACCTATGTAAATCCATTTATTCAATTACAaactaaattatataattttatttaggtGTAAACAAAGTATAAATGACTTGTATTAATAATACATTGaagttaagttttttttaaatattttaacccaaaaatttttaaaatatataaatataaaagttACATTTTGTTGGTTCAAGAATAATTCCAAAGAAAagtctttaaaataatatatagaaGCAATCAATTTATCTTAAATTGTTCATAAAAAAATGGAGAAATTTTTTTTCATTCAAAAGCAAGGTTTTTAGAATAGAATTAGTGGTTGAATTGATCTAGCCATCGATTTTTCAGTCTAACTGATTTGATCGGTGCGATTGGTTTGACCATTTTGTCctgtttaattaaataattaattaaaaaattcataaaaataaataaattggttTAACTGGTTCAAACACCCAATCAATTGATCTTTTTTTCAATTCAACTAGTCCATATTAATTTTTGAGTCAACAAGTTGAATGCCTTTTTTCAGATCAATACCCTAGCTGGTTCCCAACTAGATAGGCTGGTCTGGTCTAATTCAAACAACAATATTCCAAATCttcataaataattaaattttagaaaatatttttaagaatccAAATCTAAATTGGAACTATCCAAACAATGAATTTGGATTAATTCAAAAtcttaaatttcaaatattttaatttctaaaagaatttaaaataataaattatccaAACAATGAATttcaaaatcttaaaatttacatattttgatttctaaaagaaatttgaaaattaaaatataaaatttgtatgACCAAAATTTGCAATACAACACATAATAATTGGGTGTATATCTAAtataatttatgaaaaaaatCTATTTATATTATCAAGTTAACTAAAAATATTAATGGTTTAGATATCTAAAACTTTAATTCTAATGTATTTAAAATTAATGTAAAATCGCCTAATTaacttgttcaaaacattaatAACTTGCTgttttgaaattaataaataaatacttaaaaatttaaaaggttAAATTAGACAGCAAAAGGAAACAATTTAATTAATGAATGACCAATATACAACAAGTAAACCATGCAAAGAAGGAATTATAATCCAAGTTGATCTCtgtaaacacaatttttatcttATAAGTACTATGTGTAGTTTTCAACCTTCTTAAATTTCTGTCTAATCGTATGAAATTCTTTGTATAATTGTTTAAATTTCTGTGTAATCGTTTGAAATTCTCTGTATAATTATTTAGGGAGATGGAGTTTACAAATCCTAAGTTAGTCATAAATGGAATTTCTACTGagatgaatgaaatgatattgaGACGACACTTCAGTGCGTATGGTGAAGTTAAACATGTTGTTGTCTACGCTAAAAAATCCATAGCTTTCGTTACTTTTGTTGATCCTTCAAAGGCTCAAATTTCCCTTCAACAACAACATATTATTCTCGGTCGAAAAGTAAGTAACTTCTTGTTTCTCTTTTCTACATCTTAAtgtttgatatatgaatttattGAGTAACTGAATAATCAGGTGGAGGTAAGACCAGCAAAACCAAAAGTAGAAATAGGGAAGAGGAAGATATTTGTGGGAGGATTGCCTCGATCCATAACAGATGAAGAATTCAAAGGATATTTCGAGAAATTTGGAAGCATAGTTGATGCAGTGGTAATACATGACAAAGAAACTAAGAGAAGCAGAGGGTTTGGGTTTGTGACATATGAAGCAGAGGAGTCAGCCAACCTTGTTTTGCGAACTAATTTCCATCTATTAAACAACAAGAGAGTTGAAGTGAAGAAGGTTACTCCTAGGAAAGAGATGGTGCCAACCGGATTTGGGTTTCCTCCTTATTATTACGATCCATATTATCAAACATATTTTTACGTCTTTTGGGTGCCCATTCCTGGATTTTACTGAACCTCACTTGGAAATTTTTGGTATGATTCCTCCACCCACTGCCTTGGGCCCCTAATTTTGTGTGGACTATATCAATCACAGTTCGGGCTCTTATTTTATGTTTTCATTCTTGTTTTTTTGAAGGCCTGAGCAGCAGAGGAAGGCAGACATGAAGAGATTTGTGAACCTTTTGTCATAAGTGTTGCACACgtgttcatttttttttttttctgtttaaaTTTAAACACGGGAGGGACCTGAATCCTGATTACCAGGAACATTGTTGtttttaatctttttaattaTGTTGTTTGTTGtttttaatctttttaattaTGTTGTTTTACTCTTTTAATGTTTTATGGAGGTTTTAAATTTATCTGCATTCTCCAATAATTATCCTCCTCTCAGTTGTATCATAAACATGGGTTGTCTTCTAGGTTTTGGATTAAAGTCATAGAAAATTTCAAGGTGATTAAACCAAATAGTGGAGTTAAATCAGTGGTATAATTGTCGTTTTCAATTCATTCTAATGCTTTATTGTGAGGACAAAGCAAAAGTGGGAATAATACTACAAAATAATCCTTATTTCCAAGAGACACCATGGCATCGTAGGCAAAGTTGGGTTAGGAGAGTTATAGATGGGGTGATTGGAAGCAACCCACCAGCCAGGCTTACTAGACATTTGTGCATCTCTTCTCTACAACAACTCTCTGTTTGCACTCTCTTTCAGACATATAGGGGGTCCTAGGAATGTGGGTATTTTGGTGATGGGTGCTTTACCAAAAGTCTATTAACAACACAATAGTTGCTTTGCTTTCTTTGTATATATGCAGATTCATGATACCAATATCTTGTAGGGTCTTCTCTCCTTGCCAGGCCTATAGACTAGTCCAGGCTTTTAACACATCTTGATTGATTATTTATCAGAAACTATAAAATGAAAcccaaaaagaaaatattttaagaTAAACCCAAATTACTACCAATCCAAAAGAAAAAGATGCTACTACTGAACAAAGTAGGTGTAGAAAAAGAATCATATGTGTGAACATGACAGCACCAATTTGCCTCTCACCATTACATCTCAAACAATCCAATGGAGTAAGTCAGTTTTGAAATTATACATATTATAATAACCTCATAGTTGTAttcgaaaaataattttaaaaatgaattaagtCAAAAAAAAATTGCAATTCAAGGAAG encodes:
- the LOC108475023 gene encoding RNA-binding protein 1-like; the protein is MNEMILRRHFSAYGEVKHVVVYAKKSIAFVTFVDPSKAQISLQQQHIILGRKVEVRPAKPKVEIGKRKIFVGGLPRSITDEEFKGYFEKFGSIVDAVVIHDKETKRSRGFGFVTYEAEESANLVLRTNFHLLNNKRVEVKKVTPRKEMVPTGFGFPPYYYDPYYQTYFYVFWVPIPGFY